A section of the Neorhizobium galegae bv. orientalis str. HAMBI 540 genome encodes:
- a CDS encoding RrF2 family transcriptional regulator, which translates to MISQKAKYALRALAALAQADPEEPMLISEIALQQSIPKKFLEQILLDLKRSGIVVSRRGKQGGYLLLKPADAITFGEVLRLVDGPIAPLPCLSQTAYRKCEDCDGEHLCEIRHVFARVADATRDVLFNTTIADAVEGAGDTKAPVRELLTA; encoded by the coding sequence ATGATATCCCAGAAAGCGAAATACGCTCTGCGGGCCCTGGCCGCCCTGGCCCAGGCCGATCCCGAAGAGCCGATGCTGATTTCAGAGATTGCCCTCCAGCAGAGCATTCCGAAGAAATTCCTGGAACAGATCCTGCTCGACCTGAAACGCTCCGGCATCGTCGTTTCCCGCCGCGGCAAGCAGGGCGGATATCTTCTCCTGAAACCCGCTGACGCCATCACCTTCGGCGAGGTCCTGCGCCTGGTCGACGGGCCGATTGCGCCGCTGCCCTGCCTGTCGCAGACCGCCTACCGCAAATGCGAGGATTGCGACGGCGAACACCTCTGCGAAATCCGCCACGTCTTCGCTCGCGTCGCCGATGCGACCCGCGACGTGCTGTTCAACACGACGATCGCCGATGCCGTCGAAGGCGCCGGCGACACCAAGGCCCCGGTCAGGGAACTGCTGACGGCTTGA
- a CDS encoding virulence factor family protein — MRLLPIVFAGITLAAAIFNIVSEPALKTKSLPTDRISFPEGKATGVVVLLSDGEGWTDREEQVSEVLTGHGALVVGVDIRQYYAALEKEWDDCLYLVSDIETLSHQLHRSADIANYHPPVVAGIGDGATLALAIAAQTPDSTIAETLAIDPRTTIPLSTILCTPAPKTPVPGGTVYGLTEGDLPNPIRVVFSPSADAAGRIHAEELKEIHPAIEFHETAEGADVALLENISAIARRLAHSASPLNLPIVPIHATPKHNTMAIIYSGDGGWRDIDQQLGAYLKEEGIPVVGVDALRYFWSERTPEQTAADLSRIMTSYRKRWNVDNVLLIGYSFGANVLPATYRLLPEADKQAISLVSLLALSHHADFEIDVGGWLGMRGTGHGDPVDDLRKVEPSKIQCIYGLKEKESACPAVKEIPGVQVLAREGGHHFDGDYRALNRLIVDRAVALMAVN; from the coding sequence ATGAGGCTTCTGCCGATTGTTTTTGCCGGCATCACGCTGGCCGCTGCCATCTTCAATATCGTCTCCGAGCCGGCCCTGAAGACCAAGAGCCTTCCGACGGACCGGATCTCCTTCCCCGAAGGCAAGGCGACCGGCGTCGTGGTGCTGCTTTCGGATGGCGAGGGCTGGACGGATCGCGAAGAGCAGGTTTCCGAGGTGCTGACCGGGCACGGTGCGCTGGTGGTCGGGGTGGATATCCGCCAGTATTATGCGGCGCTCGAAAAAGAGTGGGACGATTGCCTGTACCTGGTCTCCGACATCGAGACTCTGTCGCATCAGCTGCACCGCTCGGCCGACATTGCCAACTACCACCCGCCGGTGGTGGCGGGAATCGGTGACGGCGCTACACTGGCGCTCGCGATCGCCGCCCAGACGCCGGATTCGACGATCGCCGAGACCCTCGCTATCGATCCCCGGACCACCATCCCGCTATCGACCATTCTCTGCACGCCGGCCCCCAAGACGCCCGTTCCCGGCGGCACGGTCTACGGCCTGACCGAAGGCGACCTCCCCAATCCGATCCGCGTCGTCTTCAGTCCGTCAGCCGACGCGGCAGGTCGCATCCATGCCGAAGAACTGAAGGAGATCCATCCCGCGATCGAGTTCCACGAAACGGCTGAGGGCGCGGATGTCGCCTTGCTGGAGAATATATCGGCCATCGCCCGGAGGCTCGCTCATTCCGCTTCGCCGCTCAATCTGCCGATCGTGCCGATCCACGCGACGCCGAAGCACAACACAATGGCGATCATCTATTCCGGCGACGGCGGCTGGCGCGATATCGACCAGCAGCTCGGCGCCTATCTGAAGGAAGAGGGCATCCCGGTCGTCGGCGTCGACGCGCTGCGTTATTTCTGGAGCGAGCGGACGCCGGAACAGACCGCCGCCGATCTTTCGCGGATCATGACCTCCTACCGAAAGCGGTGGAACGTCGATAATGTCCTGCTGATCGGATATTCCTTCGGTGCCAATGTCCTGCCGGCCACCTATCGGCTTCTGCCGGAAGCCGACAAGCAGGCGATCTCGCTTGTTTCGCTTCTGGCGCTGTCGCACCACGCGGATTTCGAGATCGACGTGGGCGGCTGGCTCGGTATGCGCGGTACCGGCCACGGCGATCCTGTCGACGACCTGCGCAAGGTCGAGCCGTCCAAGATCCAATGTATCTATGGACTGAAGGAAAAGGAGAGCGCCTGCCCCGCCGTTAAGGAAATCCCCGGCGTCCAGGTGCTTGCCCGCGAAGGGGGCCATCATTTCGACGGCGACTACCGTGCCCTCAACCGTCTGATCGTCGACAGGGCCGTGGCGCTGATGGCCGTCAACTGA
- the cysW gene encoding sulfate ABC transporter permease subunit CysW, which yields MSEVSRAALGNPPPFRSPADERPLAKFLLIGLALVFLAFFLLLPLVSVFVEAFRKGWVEYYEALIEPDAAAAIRLTLLVAVISVPLNLVFGLCAAWAIAKFEFKGKSFLITLIDLPFSISPVISGLVYVLLFGSNSLLGPILKSHGITILFAVPGIVLATVFVTFPFVARELIPLMEDQGTGDEEAALSLGASGWQTFWYVTLPNIKWGLLYGVLLCNARAMGEFGAVSVVSGHIRGLTNTMPLHVEILYNEYNFVAAFAVASLLALLALVTLALKTLLELRFGAGAAGGRH from the coding sequence ATGTCTGAAGTCTCCCGCGCAGCGCTCGGCAACCCGCCGCCATTCCGGAGCCCCGCCGACGAGCGGCCGCTCGCAAAGTTCCTGCTGATCGGGCTGGCACTGGTTTTCCTCGCCTTCTTCCTGCTCCTGCCGCTGGTATCCGTTTTCGTCGAAGCCTTCCGCAAGGGCTGGGTGGAATATTACGAGGCCCTGATCGAGCCCGATGCCGCCGCAGCGATCCGCCTGACGCTTCTGGTGGCTGTGATTTCCGTTCCGCTCAACCTCGTCTTCGGGCTCTGCGCCGCCTGGGCGATTGCCAAGTTCGAGTTTAAGGGCAAATCCTTCCTGATCACCCTGATCGATCTGCCGTTCTCGATCTCGCCGGTCATCTCCGGCCTGGTCTACGTGCTGCTCTTCGGCTCGAACAGCCTGCTCGGCCCGATCCTCAAGAGCCACGGCATCACCATCCTGTTTGCCGTGCCGGGCATCGTGCTCGCCACCGTCTTCGTCACCTTTCCTTTCGTCGCGCGCGAACTGATCCCGCTGATGGAAGACCAGGGCACCGGCGACGAGGAGGCGGCCCTGTCGCTCGGCGCGTCCGGCTGGCAGACCTTCTGGTACGTGACGCTTCCGAACATCAAGTGGGGCCTGCTTTACGGCGTGCTCCTCTGCAACGCCCGCGCCATGGGTGAGTTCGGCGCCGTCTCGGTGGTTTCGGGCCATATCCGCGGTCTCACCAACACCATGCCGCTGCATGTGGAGATACTCTATAATGAGTATAACTTCGTCGCGGCCTTCGCGGTGGCGTCGCTGCTGGCATTGCTGGCGCTCGTCACCCTTGCATTGAAAACCCTTCTCGAACTTCGGTTCGGTGCCGGCGCTGCCGGCGGCAGGCATTGA
- a CDS encoding phosphoadenylyl-sulfate reductase, giving the protein MTLHDAAGQDRLGLAATLDAKLESLDLAGRLALAAELGRAVFTTSLGIEDQVITAAIGTHRLPVEVSTLETGRLFKETVDLIGESEERYGIEIHRFRPEQDDIDEYAAKYGLNGFYDSVEARHACCHVRKLKPLAKALAGADIWITGLRRGQSGNRAATPFAEYDAERNLIKINPLADWDIETINAHVASEAIPVNPLHKRGYPSIGCEPCTRAIKPGEPERAGRWWWENDEKRECGLHVPENAAQPIVEPGPQAN; this is encoded by the coding sequence ATGACACTGCACGATGCCGCCGGCCAGGATCGCCTAGGATTGGCCGCCACCCTGGACGCAAAGCTTGAAAGCCTCGACCTTGCCGGCCGCCTGGCGCTCGCCGCCGAACTCGGCCGCGCCGTGTTCACGACCTCCCTCGGCATCGAGGACCAGGTGATCACAGCGGCGATCGGCACGCACCGCCTGCCGGTCGAGGTCTCGACGCTCGAAACCGGGCGGCTGTTCAAGGAAACCGTCGACCTGATCGGCGAGAGCGAGGAGCGCTACGGCATCGAGATCCATCGTTTTCGGCCGGAGCAGGACGACATCGATGAATACGCGGCGAAATACGGGCTCAACGGCTTCTACGATAGCGTCGAAGCCCGCCACGCCTGCTGTCATGTGCGCAAGCTGAAGCCTCTTGCCAAGGCCTTAGCCGGCGCCGACATCTGGATCACCGGCCTTCGCCGCGGCCAGTCGGGTAATCGCGCCGCGACCCCGTTTGCCGAATACGACGCCGAGCGCAACCTGATCAAGATCAACCCGCTGGCCGACTGGGACATCGAGACGATCAACGCCCATGTGGCGTCGGAAGCGATCCCGGTCAATCCGCTGCACAAGCGCGGTTATCCGTCGATCGGCTGCGAACCCTGTACCCGCGCCATCAAGCCCGGCGAGCCCGAGCGCGCCGGCCGCTGGTGGTGGGAAAACGACGAGAAGCGCGAATGCGGCCTGCATGTGCCGGAAAACGCCGCTCAACCGATCGTAGAGCCTGGCCCCCAAGCGAACTGA
- the cysN gene encoding sulfate adenylyltransferase subunit CysN, producing MTAPAQNASATILPFAEPLKAVRDTRPLRLITCGSVDDGKSTLIGRLLWDTKAVKEDQAATLARDSGGQNDLGLPDFALLLDGLQAEREQGITIDVAYRYFSTDRRSFIVADTPGHEQYTRNMATGASTADLAILLADARAGLLEQTRRHATIAALMGIRQFVLAVNKIDLVHYDKAVFDRISHDFREFALSLGVRQITAIPMSALKGENVVYPADASMPWYDGPTLVDALELATVRSTQAGGFRLPVQRVVRPGESFRGYQGTVAGGSVKPGDSVVVLPSGTVANVSRIVTFDLVRNAAVAGDAITLVLDRQVDVARGDVIVSLDGQPMTGHHFDAQLVSLQPGGIEPGKRYWLKSGSRRQRVAVEPISQLELATGKWQPHASTLAMNAIGKVRLSFEELAVFDAYEQNRSTGAFILIDPDTMNTVAGGMITAKRTEIGGIHRADAPAGQRVVLSLPADLAEQLMASELFASRRDETEVKRMTAKQAAELFSNAGGDI from the coding sequence ATGACCGCTCCCGCCCAAAACGCCTCGGCGACCATCCTGCCCTTCGCGGAACCCCTGAAGGCGGTGCGCGACACACGCCCGCTGCGCCTCATCACCTGCGGCTCCGTCGACGACGGCAAGTCGACGCTGATCGGCCGGCTGCTCTGGGACACCAAGGCGGTCAAGGAAGACCAGGCCGCGACGCTTGCCCGCGACTCGGGCGGCCAGAACGACCTTGGCCTGCCGGACTTCGCCCTGCTGCTCGACGGCCTGCAGGCCGAACGCGAACAGGGCATCACGATCGACGTCGCCTATCGTTATTTCTCGACCGATCGGCGCTCGTTCATCGTCGCCGACACGCCCGGCCATGAGCAATACACCCGCAACATGGCGACCGGCGCCTCGACCGCCGATCTCGCCATCCTGCTTGCCGACGCCCGCGCCGGCCTTCTCGAACAGACCCGCCGGCACGCGACGATCGCCGCCCTGATGGGCATTCGCCAGTTCGTGCTCGCGGTCAACAAGATCGACCTCGTCCACTACGACAAGGCCGTCTTCGACAGAATCTCCCACGATTTCCGCGAATTCGCCCTGTCGCTCGGCGTGCGCCAGATCACCGCCATCCCGATGTCGGCGCTCAAGGGCGAAAACGTCGTTTATCCGGCCGATGCCTCGATGCCCTGGTATGACGGCCCGACCCTGGTCGATGCGCTCGAACTGGCGACCGTACGCTCCACCCAGGCCGGCGGTTTCCGCCTGCCGGTGCAGCGTGTCGTGCGTCCCGGCGAGAGTTTTCGCGGATATCAGGGGACTGTCGCGGGCGGCTCGGTGAAGCCGGGCGACTCCGTCGTCGTCCTGCCTTCCGGCACGGTCGCCAACGTCAGCCGGATCGTCACCTTCGACCTAGTGCGCAACGCGGCGGTCGCAGGCGATGCCATCACGCTGGTTCTCGACCGGCAGGTGGACGTGGCGCGCGGCGACGTGATCGTTTCGCTCGACGGCCAGCCGATGACCGGCCACCATTTCGACGCCCAGCTCGTGTCGCTGCAGCCGGGCGGCATCGAGCCCGGCAAGCGCTACTGGCTGAAGAGCGGTTCGCGCCGCCAGCGCGTCGCCGTCGAACCGATCAGCCAGCTCGAGCTTGCAACCGGCAAGTGGCAGCCGCATGCCTCGACGCTCGCCATGAATGCGATCGGCAAGGTACGCCTCTCCTTCGAGGAACTGGCGGTTTTTGACGCTTACGAACAGAACCGCTCGACCGGCGCCTTCATCCTGATCGATCCGGATACGATGAACACGGTCGCAGGCGGCATGATCACCGCCAAGCGCACCGAAATCGGCGGCATCCACCGCGCTGATGCCCCAGCCGGCCAGCGCGTCGTGCTGTCGTTGCCGGCCGATCTCGCCGAGCAGCTGATGGCCAGCGAACTCTTCGCCAGCCGCCGCGACGAGACCGAGGTCAAGCGGATGACCGCCAAGCAGGCGGCAGAGCTGTTTTCCAACGCCGGCGGCGATATCTGA
- the cysD gene encoding sulfate adenylyltransferase subunit CysD produces MPLSVQETEVKNPPVSRPPLDPHLKALENEAIHIFREVAAEFEKPVMLYSIGKDSSVLLHLARKAFYPGRVPFPLLHVDTTWKFKEMIEFRDQIAEKYDLDLVVHTNPRGAEEGITPFTHGSALYTDIMKTEALRQALDAGGYDAAFGGARRDEEASRAKERIYSFRTPDHKWDPRNQRPELWNVYNGMVRKGESVRAFPLSNWTEVDIWRYIQAEDIPLVPLYYAAERPYVERDGMMILAEDPRLELLPGETVQQGMIRFRTLGCFPLTGAIRSTASNLEEVIAELEIATVSERQGRAIDRDQSGSMEKKKREGYF; encoded by the coding sequence ATGCCCTTGTCAGTACAGGAAACGGAAGTGAAGAACCCGCCCGTTTCCAGACCGCCGCTCGACCCGCATCTGAAGGCCCTCGAAAACGAAGCGATCCACATCTTTCGCGAAGTGGCGGCGGAATTCGAAAAACCCGTCATGCTCTACTCGATCGGCAAGGACTCGTCCGTCCTGCTGCATCTCGCCCGCAAGGCCTTTTATCCCGGCCGCGTCCCCTTCCCGCTGCTGCACGTGGATACGACGTGGAAGTTCAAGGAGATGATCGAGTTCCGCGACCAGATCGCCGAGAAATACGATCTCGACCTCGTGGTCCACACCAATCCGCGCGGCGCCGAGGAAGGCATCACGCCGTTCACCCACGGTTCGGCGCTCTACACCGACATCATGAAGACCGAGGCCCTGCGCCAGGCGCTCGATGCCGGCGGCTACGACGCGGCCTTCGGTGGCGCCCGGCGCGACGAGGAAGCCTCCCGCGCCAAGGAACGCATCTATTCGTTCCGCACCCCGGACCACAAATGGGATCCGCGCAACCAGCGCCCGGAACTGTGGAACGTCTATAACGGCATGGTCCGAAAGGGGGAAAGCGTGCGCGCCTTCCCGCTTTCCAACTGGACCGAGGTCGATATCTGGCGCTATATCCAGGCGGAGGACATTCCGCTCGTGCCGCTCTACTACGCCGCCGAACGCCCCTATGTGGAGCGCGACGGGATGATGATCCTTGCCGAGGATCCGCGGCTTGAACTGCTGCCCGGAGAAACCGTACAGCAGGGCATGATCCGTTTCCGCACGCTCGGCTGCTTTCCGCTGACCGGCGCCATCCGCTCGACCGCCTCCAACCTTGAAGAGGTGATCGCCGAGCTCGAGATCGCCACCGTTTCCGAACGCCAGGGCCGCGCCATCGATCGCGACCAGTCCGGCTCAATGGAAAAGAAGAAGCGCGAAGGATATTTCTGA
- a CDS encoding sulfate ABC transporter substrate-binding protein, protein MFKFAPGLGWRLGARLGAVALGLSLTAGIVAPAFADSQLLNVSYDPTRELYKDFNVAFAKYWKAQGGEDVTIRQSHGGSGAQARSVIDGLEADVVTLALESDINAIEKSGKIKAGWRDRLPNHASPYTSTIVFLVRKGNPKGIKNWGDLVKGDVSIVTPNPKTSGGARWNYLAAWAWANEEYKGDQAKIKAYVGELYKRAPVLDTGARGSTVTFAQRQIGDVLLAWENEAYLAGEEFGKDAFEIVVPPISILAEPPVAVVDATVDSKGTRKQAEAYLQYLYSDEGQNIAAKHFYRPSKPDVVKPELLKALPNIKLVTIDDPIFGGWKKAQPEHFGDGGIFDQIYKPGK, encoded by the coding sequence ATGTTCAAATTTGCCCCGGGATTGGGCTGGCGACTAGGTGCGCGTTTGGGCGCTGTCGCTCTCGGTCTGTCCTTGACGGCCGGCATCGTGGCGCCGGCCTTTGCCGATAGCCAGCTTCTCAACGTCTCGTACGATCCGACCCGCGAGCTCTACAAGGATTTCAACGTTGCCTTCGCCAAATACTGGAAGGCGCAAGGCGGCGAAGACGTGACGATCCGCCAGTCGCATGGGGGTTCCGGCGCGCAGGCTCGTTCGGTCATCGATGGCCTTGAGGCCGACGTCGTGACGCTGGCGCTTGAAAGCGACATCAACGCGATCGAAAAGTCCGGCAAGATCAAGGCCGGCTGGCGCGACCGTCTGCCGAACCATGCCTCGCCCTACACGTCGACGATCGTCTTCCTCGTCCGCAAGGGCAATCCGAAGGGGATCAAGAACTGGGGCGACCTGGTGAAGGGCGACGTCTCGATCGTCACGCCGAACCCGAAGACATCGGGCGGCGCCCGCTGGAACTATCTCGCCGCCTGGGCCTGGGCCAACGAGGAATACAAGGGCGATCAGGCCAAGATCAAGGCCTATGTCGGCGAGCTTTACAAGCGCGCCCCGGTTCTCGACACCGGCGCCCGCGGCTCGACGGTCACCTTCGCGCAGCGCCAGATCGGCGACGTTCTGCTTGCCTGGGAAAACGAGGCTTATCTCGCCGGCGAGGAATTCGGCAAGGATGCCTTCGAGATCGTCGTTCCGCCGATCTCGATCCTTGCAGAGCCGCCGGTTGCCGTCGTTGACGCCACCGTCGATTCCAAGGGTACCCGCAAGCAGGCGGAGGCCTATCTGCAGTATCTCTACTCCGACGAGGGCCAGAATATCGCGGCGAAGCACTTCTATCGTCCTTCGAAGCCCGATGTGGTAAAGCCGGAATTGTTGAAGGCGCTGCCGAACATCAAGCTCGTCACCATTGACGATCCGATCTTCGGCGGTTGGAAGAAGGCGCAGCCCGAACATTTTGGTGACGGCGGCATTTTCGACCAGATCTACAAGCCCGGTAAGTAA
- a CDS encoding phosphatidylglycerol lysyltransferase domain-containing protein, translated as MADFAQLDDTSEPVPGSPAKHSAQTAVSMGRVLIDRLTPDTSVLLAFGLALLVVSLSVNLFLEESLARLGWSLLLSNSDIHAPTGLALTLLIGTFATNRLRRPRRCRKPPANDDMERAIEILATQPNASAGLVRLGDKKILFSECGKAFIMYAQQGRSWVALFDPVGCRKAWSGLTLKFMEHARQAGCRAVFYQVSPDFLPVTVEAGLKPYKLGEQAVVDLTKFDLKGGAWLKLRRSINRAERDGLQFSMLQPQDVPAVLDELLAVSSTWLEAQNAAEKGFSLGTFQPRYVAAGPVAVIRLEGRIVAFANILSVASDGDAFIDLMRHIPDTHRGMMDLLFVRIMEHMKAQGFRTLNLGMAPLAGLSTHNKAPLWNHVGERIFRSGERFYNFQGVLAFKAKFDPEWQPRYLVVSGRGMPVVSMLDITMLIGGGLKGILRK; from the coding sequence ATGGCAGATTTTGCCCAACTCGACGACACCTCCGAGCCGGTTCCCGGCTCGCCGGCAAAGCATTCTGCTCAAACTGCCGTGTCGATGGGAAGGGTACTGATCGACCGCCTTACCCCCGATACGAGCGTTCTCCTGGCATTCGGTCTGGCCCTGCTTGTAGTTTCGCTGAGCGTCAATCTTTTCCTGGAGGAAAGCCTGGCGAGGCTCGGCTGGAGCCTGCTTCTGTCGAACAGCGATATTCATGCGCCGACCGGTCTGGCGCTGACGCTGCTGATCGGCACATTCGCCACCAACCGGCTGAGGCGCCCGCGGCGCTGCCGCAAGCCGCCGGCGAACGACGATATGGAACGCGCCATCGAAATCCTCGCGACCCAGCCGAATGCCAGTGCCGGCCTGGTGCGCCTCGGCGACAAGAAGATCCTGTTTTCCGAATGCGGCAAGGCTTTCATCATGTACGCCCAGCAGGGCCGTTCCTGGGTGGCCTTGTTCGATCCTGTCGGCTGTCGCAAGGCCTGGTCCGGCCTGACACTCAAATTCATGGAACATGCCCGCCAGGCGGGCTGCCGCGCTGTTTTCTATCAGGTCTCCCCGGATTTCCTGCCGGTCACCGTCGAAGCCGGGTTGAAGCCCTACAAACTTGGCGAACAGGCGGTCGTCGATCTGACCAAATTCGATCTCAAGGGCGGCGCTTGGCTGAAGCTGCGCCGGTCCATCAACCGTGCCGAACGCGACGGCCTGCAGTTCTCCATGCTGCAGCCGCAGGATGTGCCGGCTGTTCTTGATGAATTGCTTGCCGTCTCCAGTACCTGGCTCGAGGCCCAGAATGCAGCCGAAAAAGGTTTTTCGCTCGGCACATTCCAGCCGCGATATGTCGCGGCCGGGCCGGTCGCCGTCATCCGCCTCGAAGGCCGCATCGTCGCCTTTGCCAATATCCTTTCGGTCGCGTCCGACGGGGATGCCTTCATCGACCTGATGCGGCATATTCCCGATACCCATCGCGGCATGATGGACCTGCTCTTCGTGCGCATCATGGAGCACATGAAGGCGCAAGGGTTCCGCACGCTCAATCTGGGCATGGCGCCGCTTGCCGGTCTTTCGACCCACAACAAGGCGCCGCTCTGGAACCATGTGGGCGAACGGATATTCAGGAGCGGCGAGCGTTTCTACAATTTTCAGGGCGTGCTGGCATTCAAGGCCAAGTTCGATCCGGAATGGCAGCCGCGGTATCTGGTCGTCTCCGGCCGCGGCATGCCGGTCGTTTCGATGCTCGACATTACCATGTTGATCGGTGGCGGGCTGAAGGGCATCCTTCGCAAATGA
- a CDS encoding type II toxin-antitoxin system ParD family antitoxin: MAHKTPISLDEHSAQVKALVDALIAGEESGLPRTFDNEDFLKRMRERHGR; encoded by the coding sequence ATGGCGCACAAAACACCGATATCGCTCGACGAGCACTCGGCGCAGGTCAAGGCGTTGGTGGATGCATTGATTGCCGGTGAAGAATCCGGATTGCCACGGACCTTCGACAACGAAGATTTCCTCAAGCGTATGCGCGAGCGGCACGGCCGATAA
- the cysT gene encoding sulfate ABC transporter permease subunit CysT: MIHNATASPAKWRLKRPSIIPGFGLTLGFSLAYLSLIILIPVAGLLWRTAGLGWSGFFAVLTDRRTLDALYISFGTAFVAALVNVVFGTIVAWVLTRYNFPGRRLIDAIVDLPFALPTAVAGIALAALYAPNGWVGSLFMPFRIAFTPLGIIVALVFIGLPFVVRTVQPVMEELDREVEEAAATLGANRFQTISRVILPGLTPAILTGFALAFARGVGEYGSVIFIAGNIPYVSEIAPLLIVIRLEEFNYAGATAIATIMLIISFVMLFVINLIQAWNRRRYGNV; encoded by the coding sequence ATGATCCATAACGCCACCGCCTCACCGGCAAAGTGGCGACTGAAACGGCCGAGCATCATCCCGGGTTTCGGGTTGACGCTCGGCTTTTCGCTCGCCTACCTGTCGCTGATCATCCTCATCCCCGTTGCTGGCCTGCTTTGGCGTACTGCCGGGCTTGGCTGGAGCGGGTTTTTCGCTGTTCTGACCGACCGGCGCACGCTGGACGCTCTTTATATATCCTTCGGCACGGCCTTCGTGGCCGCGCTGGTCAACGTCGTCTTCGGCACCATCGTCGCCTGGGTGCTGACCCGCTACAATTTCCCCGGTCGCCGGCTGATCGATGCGATCGTCGACCTGCCGTTCGCACTGCCGACAGCGGTCGCCGGCATCGCGCTCGCCGCACTTTATGCACCGAACGGCTGGGTCGGTTCGCTGTTCATGCCATTCCGCATCGCTTTCACGCCGCTCGGCATCATCGTGGCGCTGGTCTTCATCGGCCTGCCCTTCGTGGTGCGCACCGTGCAGCCGGTCATGGAAGAGCTGGACCGCGAGGTGGAGGAAGCCGCAGCCACCCTCGGCGCCAATCGCTTCCAGACGATTTCAAGGGTGATCCTGCCGGGGTTGACGCCGGCGATCCTGACCGGTTTTGCGCTCGCCTTCGCCAGAGGCGTTGGCGAATACGGCTCGGTCATCTTCATTGCCGGCAATATCCCTTATGTCTCGGAGATCGCGCCGCTGCTGATCGTCATCAGGTTGGAGGAGTTCAACTATGCGGGTGCGACGGCGATTGCCACCATCATGCTGATCATCTCCTTCGTGATGCTTTTCGTCATCAACCTCATCCAGGCTTGGAACCGCAGGAGATACGGCAATGTCTGA
- a CDS encoding sulfate/molybdate ABC transporter ATP-binding protein, producing the protein MEVTINNIRKEFDRFPALNDVSLKIASGELIALLGPSGSGKTTLLRLIAGLDFPTSGKIFFGDQDASHHSVQERNVGFVFQHYALFRHMTVAENIGFGLKVRPTASRPTKAEIRRRVSELLEMVQLGGLEKRYPNQLSGGQRQRVALARAMAIEPRILLLDEPFGALDAKVRKELRRWLREFHDRTGHTTVFVTHDQEEALELADRVVVMSQGKIEQVGSADDVYDRPGSPFVFSFIGESSQLPVEVRDGTMLFQGQPIGIAETGSGAGELFFRPEDVTLVDAPDALFGKVTACRRLAGTRIAEIDIANDGHAPYHVEVEVPLHAPIELGSETRFRPTRWKVFRK; encoded by the coding sequence ATGGAAGTCACCATCAACAATATCCGCAAGGAATTCGATCGTTTCCCGGCGCTGAACGACGTGTCGCTGAAGATCGCCTCCGGCGAACTGATCGCGCTGCTCGGTCCGTCGGGTTCCGGCAAGACGACGCTGCTGCGGCTGATCGCCGGCCTCGATTTCCCGACATCGGGCAAGATCTTCTTCGGTGATCAGGACGCCTCGCACCATTCGGTGCAGGAGCGCAATGTCGGTTTCGTCTTTCAGCATTATGCGCTGTTCCGGCATATGACCGTCGCCGAGAATATCGGCTTCGGCCTCAAGGTCCGGCCGACCGCCAGCCGCCCGACCAAGGCGGAAATCCGGCGCCGGGTCTCCGAACTCCTGGAGATGGTTCAGCTCGGTGGACTCGAGAAGCGTTATCCGAACCAGCTTTCCGGCGGCCAGCGCCAGCGCGTCGCACTTGCCCGTGCCATGGCGATCGAGCCGCGCATCCTGCTGCTCGACGAACCGTTTGGCGCGCTCGACGCCAAAGTCCGAAAGGAGCTGCGCCGCTGGCTGCGGGAATTCCACGACCGCACCGGCCACACCACCGTCTTCGTCACCCATGACCAGGAAGAGGCGCTGGAACTTGCCGACCGCGTCGTGGTCATGAGCCAGGGCAAAATCGAACAGGTCGGCTCGGCTGACGACGTTTATGACCGGCCGGGCTCGCCCTTCGTCTTTTCCTTCATCGGCGAGTCCTCGCAGCTCCCGGTCGAGGTCAGGGATGGCACCATGCTTTTCCAGGGCCAGCCGATCGGCATTGCGGAAACCGGCAGCGGGGCAGGAGAACTGTTCTTCCGGCCGGAGGACGTGACGCTCGTCGACGCGCCGGACGCGCTGTTCGGCAAGGTCACCGCCTGTCGCCGCCTCGCCGGCACCCGCATCGCTGAAATCGACATCGCCAATGACGGCCACGCGCCTTATCACGTCGAGGTCGAAGTGCCGCTGCATGCGCCGATCGAGCTCGGCAGCGAAACGCGTTTCCGCCCGACCCGTTGGAAGGTTTTCCGCAAATAA